From the genome of Solea senegalensis isolate Sse05_10M linkage group LG21, IFAPA_SoseM_1, whole genome shotgun sequence:
TTTGACAACATGTAAGACGTCAGTCAGCCTGAAGATCATGGGGCACAGTTTGTAACATCAGTCGCctaaaggagagagagagagacttacgGGAAGAAACAGTTCAAAAAATTACAttcagcttgtgtgtgtattttttttttttttgaacagtcACTTATTTCTCTATAAATTTTTGTTTTGCCATTTGAGAGTTGTTTATTTATAAGTGTGGTTGGTTGACAGAGGCACTCATGCTGCCCTAAGTTCTCATTTTACATTCAGTTTTCCTTCCTCAGTGGGACAAAAGACAGTCTCTTCCATCATCAGAATTTCACTCACAGCAAGATGATTTATAGGAATTGGGTTTATATGAGGACACTTTTTGGGTAAAGAATTATATCCCCTCTGATAAATGTACCATTTATGATCTTATTTACTTTCTATGAACCTATTTATTTAGACCAAGGCTATTTTATGATGTGTACTGTCCGTTTTTGATGCTTTTTCTATTTTCAACCTGCTACACTGAGCCACCAAGTCTATTTATCTGTCAGTAATACAGCTTAAGACTATTTGCAGACATTGGAGATGGAGATATGGACAATGGCTTGTCTTTCCTGctcattttaaaagttaatttCCCTGAGAGTGGAAACGTACCATCCATTGCTGCCTTAACTTTGACTGCCAAGGAAGGAAACCAATTTTCCATCAGGACTGCATCTGAAAGCTTGTTTTGAAGGCAGAAAAATACAGTTATGGACAAACCAAAgaacacaacaataaatatttttgtaatGAGCATGCTACATTTTTTACCTTTGTAAATATGAACTCTTTGTCCATGTGATTGCGCACAAAGATGCATGCGTTTTTCCTGAAGGGTGTACCGTTGCCATCGTTTCATGGCTCTTCAAATACCACCCATTAAATGATCTGATCTAGTTCACTCATCAGGGCTGAACAGTCAAtcatgaaatacatttaaatcgCTTGGAAGGAAAATGATTTATTGGATATGCAGGTCAATGAATGTTAGATTTTGAAGATAAGTAATAAACCTCAATATGGACATTGACAGATTTGTGGAAATGTTTCAATTGCAACTGTGATGATCCTCATTTTAAGTTTATCTGTGCAGATTTAATCTAACAGCAGCTCATACCCAGCTACTGCTGATCAAGATCCACGAGTATGTGCTTTTCTGTGATGAGTGCAATAAGACCAAAACACCCCCACATTACTTTCCAATCTCCATGACCGCTTTATTGAATTAAGCACCAGCTCAATATGATCAACATCCAGACGATATCCTTTAACTCAAAGAgtataaaatcatttatttagcaACTCAAAAGCAAACCTCCCTCCCACCACCCCAAAAAATGCATCCATGTTGCAGTTGTACAACAGAAACTGTGGGTCCTGAGTTGAGCTCACTGTCCGGGAGCAGACAGACTCTTGTTCATGAACTGCTTCTTGACAAAGCACACCCACCACTGCAAGAAACAAAAACTGGGTTAAGAAAAGTCTCTAAAGCTGTTAAACTTAAAACCACCTGTGGCAAGAATCAGGCAAAACAGCTACAAACCACTACAGTTCATTAGTCGCAAGAAACCCGGCTGAAGGGTTACTTACTACTGCCGAAAACCTTTACTCAACAatttcataaataataaatgctgTTTGACTTAAAGTTTGAACAGTAATTAACATTAGTATTGGGTCAACGTAGTGTCTGCACATCTTGTCATTTTCAATGCATGTACTActatctgttttatttccttgATAGATCAATAAGTtatttgttccataaaatgcagaaaattatttgttttgtcagtttAGTCTTAGCAAAGAAACTacaaaatctaaacaaaatATACAGAGGCTGAAATCAGAAAACTGATTATATTAGACATAACACATCTTTTAtgttagtaatcaattaataattgtaGGTCTAGTGCTATGAGCATCTTGGGGATGTTGAACTGACCTTGCTGGGTTTGTCTGTCTGGGGGTCAAACACTCGTTCACATAGCCTTAAGCCCGTCTCCTGGCGGATCTGCTGCAGGTACGCCCTCATCGTTTCTAAACAGGTTACAGAGTCTGTATTATAACCACCATTGTCGTCACACACTTATTTACTGAAAGAATACAGTGTGGGTAAAGACACACCTGTGGACTGCAATGTCACAACAGAAAAAAGGTGACCTGAGGCTCTGCTTTAATTCTATAATTGTGCTTAATCTTTTTcttaactgaaaaaaacaccaccacacaAGAATGAAACAGCACCTCTAGCCTCAGATCCTTAAATCTAATGGGATCTATTTTTGGCCTAATATCACTAGGCTATGAATTAGCTGAAATGTAAGAAGGGTACAAGGAAACTGGCACTAATTCAGAGCAGAGGGTGGTGAAACAGCATAAGTGGACCTCCAGTGATTCATTGCTGAAAAAGGAATAGGACAACATTTAAATAAGCAAGActtgcatttttgtttgtgttctttttattcTTGGTTAACGGAAAGaccaaaacacatcaaaacGAGTCAGCTGTGTAGGTTCTTACCTTCCTCCTGCTTGTTTGCAGGTTTGGCATACATGGCGTTAAGAGGGAAACCAGGTTCACCAGGAATGGGAAAGTTAGTGATTCCCAGAGTGTACATCTCCTTCTCCCCCTGACCTCTGGAGCTGCACTGTAAAGAGCCAATGTAGAGGGGTAAAATCACTAAATAACATAAAGTCTGATTTACATCCATCTAAACAGGCTTTTGAGCTGCCTTGTGTGCAGTAAAAGACAATTTACGCGCAATGTATCATTTTATGGGCACTTAAAAACCGTCAGGTCAGCCACCGGAGGGTCCACAGCCTTATATTAGgatttaaaactgcagtgcatcatttttgtgatttattctttggttattgttgatgttattaatctgcctctgtttggtctctgtgaacagaaacaaagtaaCAGTGTTTATTTGCAGCATCCATCAGCAATACTATCAGAACATGAGGTATGTATACAATGTAGGaggcaagaagcatttatcctaTCAACTGCTTTttctgagcagcagaattcacatCTGAATGCTTTGTGGACATTTCTTTCAAATTCAGTCAC
Proteins encoded in this window:
- the arpc3 gene encoding actin-related protein 2/3 complex subunit 3 isoform X1 translates to MPAYHSNLMAPDTRMVGNMALLPLKTQFKGPARGDGIDSDIIDEAIYYFKANVFFKNYEIKNEADRTLIYVTLYISECLKRLQKCSSRGQGEKEMYTLGITNFPIPGEPGFPLNAMYAKPANKQEEETMRAYLQQIRQETGLRLCERVFDPQTDKPSKWWVCFVKKQFMNKSLSAPGQ